One segment of Polaribacter huanghezhanensis DNA contains the following:
- a CDS encoding 3'-5' exonuclease encodes MYAILDIETTGGKFNEEGITEIAIYKFDGHAVVDQLITLVNPEKDIQPFVVQLTGINNKMLKNAPKFHEVAKRILEITEDCIIVAHNSSFDYRILKTEYKRLGYQFKRDTLCTVELSRKLIPDKPSYSLGKLCKSLGIPMNDRHRASGDALATIQLFKLLLNKDVDKTILKSTIKHFDSKKVAEKLTGLMEAIPTIMGVYYLHKDDGEIIFMGKGSNIKSDLTNQFVKTTKRALKVQEKIASISYESTGNMLLTSLKYFLELDVNKPKYNLKSKKRMLSKSFNSDNMLLIDKGRTIDERSIIVIENNEVLGYCFTNLAFQENQMSILKEMLTPILNKELAKTIIKNYLKNKSVLKIIRF; translated from the coding sequence TTGTACGCAATTTTAGATATTGAAACTACCGGAGGAAAATTTAACGAAGAAGGAATTACTGAAATTGCAATCTACAAGTTTGACGGACATGCTGTTGTCGATCAACTTATTACATTGGTAAATCCAGAAAAAGACATTCAGCCTTTTGTGGTACAACTTACCGGAATCAACAATAAAATGCTAAAAAATGCTCCAAAATTTCACGAAGTAGCAAAACGAATCTTAGAAATTACAGAAGATTGTATTATTGTTGCTCACAACTCGAGTTTTGATTATCGTATTTTAAAAACAGAATACAAACGGTTAGGATATCAATTTAAAAGAGACACGTTGTGTACGGTTGAATTAAGTAGAAAATTGATTCCAGACAAACCTTCATACAGTTTAGGTAAATTATGTAAATCTCTCGGAATACCAATGAATGATAGACATAGAGCTTCTGGTGATGCACTCGCGACTATTCAACTTTTTAAACTATTGTTAAATAAGGATGTTGACAAAACAATACTAAAAAGCACCATTAAACATTTTGATTCTAAGAAGGTTGCAGAAAAACTAACTGGTTTAATGGAAGCAATTCCCACAATTATGGGCGTTTATTATTTGCATAAAGATGACGGAGAAATTATTTTCATGGGCAAAGGAAGCAACATAAAAAGTGATCTTACAAATCAGTTTGTGAAAACGACAAAACGAGCACTTAAAGTTCAAGAAAAAATAGCTTCAATAAGTTACGAATCTACTGGAAATATGTTACTTACCAGCTTAAAATATTTTTTAGAACTGGATGTAAACAAACCAAAATACAATTTAAAAAGTAAAAAAAGAATGCTGTCAAAAAGCTTTAATAGCGACAATATGTTGTTGATTGACAAAGGAAGAACTATTGATGAGCGTTCGATAATTGTAATAGAAAATAACGAGGTTTTAGGATATTGTTTTACCAACTTGGCTTTTCAAGAAAATCAAATGAGCATTTTAAAAGAAATGCTTACTCCTATTTTAAATAAAGAGTTGGCTAAAACCATCATAAAAAATTATTTAAAAAATAAATCAGTTTTAAAAATTATAAGATTCTAG
- a CDS encoding YggS family pyridoxal phosphate-dependent enzyme, which produces MVAKNLLHIKNSLPENVTLVAVSKTKPNSAILEAYNAGQRVFGENKIQEMAAKHDELPKDIQWHMIGHLQRNKVKYMAHFVDLIHGVDSFKTLKEINKQAKKHNRIINCLLQAKIAKEETKFGLSFLDIETIITSEEFKELENIRIVGLMGMATFTENQEQLSEEFSALKNFFDALKTQHTKLTILSMGMSGDYQLAIKNGSNMVRVGSAIFGARNYIA; this is translated from the coding sequence ATGGTCGCAAAAAACTTACTTCACATAAAAAATAGCCTTCCAGAAAATGTAACTTTAGTTGCGGTTTCTAAAACAAAACCGAATTCAGCTATTTTAGAAGCTTACAATGCTGGTCAGCGTGTATTTGGCGAAAATAAAATTCAAGAAATGGCTGCCAAACACGATGAATTGCCAAAAGATATTCAATGGCATATGATTGGGCACTTACAGAGAAACAAAGTAAAATACATGGCGCATTTTGTTGATCTGATTCACGGTGTAGATAGTTTTAAAACCTTGAAAGAAATCAACAAACAAGCAAAAAAACACAATAGAATTATCAATTGTTTATTGCAAGCTAAAATTGCAAAAGAAGAGACCAAGTTTGGTTTGTCTTTTTTAGATATTGAAACGATTATCACTTCAGAAGAATTTAAAGAATTAGAAAATATTAGAATTGTTGGTTTAATGGGAATGGCAACATTTACAGAAAACCAAGAACAATTATCAGAAGAGTTTTCAGCATTAAAAAACTTTTTTGACGCCCTCAAAACCCAACATACAAAACTTACAATTTTATCAATGGGAATGAGTGGAGATTATCAATTAGCAATAAAAAATGGAAGTAATATGGTTAGAGTTGGAAGTGCTATTTTTGGCGCTCGAAATTATATTGCTTAG
- a CDS encoding DUF1015 domain-containing protein: MAILKPFKAVRAARDKVALVSTKSREIYTPDMLNAKLAFNPYTFLHVINPGYKYHQQDVSGDLRFKLVHNRYQEFKENAIFTQDEVPALYIYQKITPTNSFCGIIGATSVADYHNNVIKKHEGTLQQRELLFENYLKNTGFNAEPVLLTYPDNDVITNIIKKYQKTRAEFEFSTTDKDSHLLWIVSNQQDIELITATFKEVETLYIADGHHRSTSSCLLAENLAKENPNHTGNEDYNFFMSYLLPESQLNIYEFNRFIKDLNGLTSDEFLIELDTYFRIENRGQELYKPKEKHHFSMYLNGDFYALYLRKSVYNFTDALSKLDAQILYQTILKPILGIEDIRNDSKIIYSQNKSDSLELKTKVDAGDFKVSFGMLPTTIEELKNIVDAGMLMPPKTTYIEPKLRSALTIYEF, from the coding sequence ATGGCAATCCTAAAACCTTTTAAGGCAGTTAGAGCAGCTAGAGATAAAGTTGCGTTGGTTTCTACAAAATCGCGCGAAATTTATACTCCAGATATGTTAAATGCCAAACTGGCTTTTAACCCATATACTTTTTTGCATGTTATCAATCCTGGGTATAAATATCATCAGCAAGATGTAAGTGGAGATTTACGTTTTAAATTAGTACATAATAGATATCAAGAATTTAAAGAAAATGCAATTTTTACACAAGATGAAGTTCCTGCTTTATATATATATCAGAAAATAACTCCCACAAATTCTTTTTGTGGAATTATTGGTGCTACTTCTGTAGCTGATTACCATAATAATGTCATCAAAAAACACGAAGGAACTTTACAACAACGAGAATTGTTATTTGAAAACTATTTAAAAAATACCGGTTTTAATGCAGAACCTGTACTCCTAACCTATCCTGATAATGATGTTATTACAAACATCATTAAAAAGTATCAAAAAACGAGAGCCGAATTTGAGTTTTCTACAACAGATAAAGATTCTCATTTGCTTTGGATTGTAAGCAATCAACAAGATATTGAATTGATTACTGCCACTTTTAAAGAAGTTGAAACCTTATACATTGCCGACGGACATCATCGATCTACATCGTCGTGTTTGTTAGCAGAAAACTTGGCAAAAGAGAATCCAAATCATACTGGTAACGAAGATTATAACTTTTTTATGAGTTATTTATTACCAGAAAGTCAATTAAATATTTATGAGTTTAATCGCTTTATAAAAGATTTAAACGGATTAACATCTGATGAATTTTTAATTGAATTGGACACCTATTTTAGAATTGAAAATCGTGGACAAGAATTATATAAACCAAAAGAAAAACATCATTTTAGCATGTATTTAAATGGTGATTTTTATGCTTTATATTTGCGTAAAAGTGTTTATAATTTTACCGATGCTCTTAGTAAATTAGATGCTCAAATTTTATATCAAACAATATTAAAACCTATTTTAGGAATTGAAGATATTAGAAATGATTCTAAAATTATTTACTCTCAAAATAAATCTGATAGTTTAGAATTAAAAACAAAAGTAGATGCTGGTGATTTTAAAGTTTCTTTTGGGATGTTACCAACAACTATTGAAGAACTAAAAAACATTGTGGATGCTGGCATGTTAATGCCTCCAAAAACAACGTATATTGAACCCAAATTAAGAAGTGCTTTAACCATTTACGAATTTTAA
- a CDS encoding D-2-hydroxyacid dehydrogenase: MKVLANDGISQSGIEALEAGGFEVITTKVAQNQLENFINENSIDAILVRSATQVRQELIDACPSIKLIGRGGVGMDNIDVEYAKNQGLFVINTPNASSSSVAELVFAHLFGMVRFLHQANREMPLEGDTRFKDLKKGFAGGTELRGKTIGIIGFGRIGKEVAKIALGIGMKVIANDGHVGEAIINVPFYNGQSIDVKIETESFDEVIKQADFITLHVPNQDEYILGEKQFSLMKDGVGIINAARGGVIDEVALVNAIDSGKVKYAGLDVFEKEPTPEIQLLMNPDISLTPHIGAATLEAQDRIGKELAEQIIKLLS; this comes from the coding sequence ATGAAAGTATTAGCAAACGACGGAATTTCACAAAGTGGAATTGAAGCACTTGAAGCAGGAGGATTTGAAGTTATCACCACAAAAGTTGCACAAAATCAATTAGAAAATTTTATCAACGAAAATTCTATAGATGCAATTTTAGTAAGAAGTGCAACACAAGTTCGTCAAGAGTTAATTGATGCTTGTCCGAGTATAAAATTGATTGGTCGTGGTGGTGTTGGAATGGATAATATTGATGTTGAATATGCTAAAAATCAAGGTTTGTTTGTTATCAATACACCAAATGCATCTTCTAGCTCTGTTGCAGAATTGGTTTTTGCACATTTATTTGGAATGGTTCGTTTTTTACATCAAGCAAATAGAGAAATGCCTTTAGAAGGCGATACGCGATTTAAAGATTTAAAGAAAGGGTTTGCTGGTGGAACAGAATTACGTGGAAAAACTATTGGAATTATTGGTTTTGGTAGAATTGGTAAAGAAGTTGCTAAAATTGCTTTAGGAATCGGTATGAAAGTAATTGCAAATGACGGTCATGTTGGTGAAGCAATTATTAATGTTCCTTTTTACAACGGACAATCTATTGATGTTAAAATAGAAACTGAATCTTTTGATGAAGTTATCAAACAAGCTGATTTTATTACATTACACGTTCCGAATCAAGATGAATATATTCTTGGAGAAAAACAATTTAGTTTGATGAAAGATGGCGTTGGAATTATAAATGCTGCTCGAGGAGGAGTCATTGACGAAGTTGCTTTGGTAAACGCAATCGATTCTGGAAAAGTAAAATATGCTGGTTTAGATGTTTTTGAAAAAGAACCAACTCCTGAAATTCAACTATTAATGAATCCTGATATTTCTTTAACTCCACATATTGGGGCTGCAACTTTAGAAGCGCAAGACAGAATTGGCAAAGAATTAGCAGAACAAATTATAAAATTACTTTCTTAA
- the serC gene encoding 3-phosphoserine/phosphohydroxythreonine transaminase produces MKKHNFSAGPSILPQEVLQKASEAVLNFNNDDLSLLEISHRSKPFVAVMEKAKSLVLELLNLENKGYKVLFLQGGASTQFLMTAYNLLNKKAAYLNTGTWADKAIKEAKLFGELVEVASSKEDNYTYIPKGYEIPTDADYFHCTSNNTIFGTQIKEFPEFEGVTVCDMSSDIFSRQLDFSKFDLIYAGAQKNLGPAGTTLIVIKEEILGNVERVIPSMLNYKIHIDKDSMFNTPSVFAIYVSMLTLEWLKDLGGIAFIEKANNKKAELIYKEIDRNPLFKGFAAKEDRSNMNATFTLVDESLKEIFDKMCLEAGINGINGHRSVGGYRASMYNALPLYSVQVLVDVMQELERKK; encoded by the coding sequence ATGAAAAAACATAATTTTAGCGCCGGACCATCAATATTACCTCAAGAAGTATTGCAAAAAGCTTCTGAGGCTGTTCTTAATTTTAATAATGATGATTTATCATTATTAGAAATATCGCATAGAAGCAAACCTTTTGTTGCAGTAATGGAAAAAGCAAAAAGCTTGGTTTTAGAATTGTTAAACTTAGAAAACAAAGGCTACAAAGTATTGTTTTTACAAGGAGGAGCAAGTACTCAGTTTTTAATGACAGCATACAATTTATTAAACAAAAAAGCGGCATATTTAAACACAGGAACTTGGGCAGACAAAGCTATTAAAGAAGCTAAATTATTTGGAGAATTGGTAGAAGTTGCTTCTTCTAAAGAGGATAATTATACATACATTCCTAAAGGATATGAAATCCCTACTGATGCAGATTATTTTCATTGCACAAGTAACAACACCATTTTTGGAACTCAAATCAAAGAATTCCCAGAATTTGAAGGCGTTACTGTTTGCGATATGAGTTCTGATATATTTTCTCGTCAGTTAGATTTTTCTAAATTCGATTTAATCTACGCAGGCGCACAAAAAAATTTGGGCCCAGCAGGAACCACTTTAATTGTAATCAAAGAAGAAATTCTAGGAAATGTTGAGAGAGTAATTCCATCAATGTTAAATTACAAAATTCATATTGACAAAGACAGCATGTTTAATACACCTTCTGTTTTTGCCATTTATGTTTCTATGTTAACATTAGAATGGCTAAAAGATTTGGGCGGAATAGCATTTATTGAAAAAGCAAACAACAAAAAAGCGGAATTAATTTATAAAGAGATTGATAGAAATCCGTTGTTTAAAGGATTTGCGGCAAAAGAAGACAGAAGTAACATGAACGCTACTTTTACTCTTGTTGATGAAAGCTTAAAAGAAATATTCGACAAGATGTGTTTAGAAGCAGGCATAAACGGAATTAACGGCCATCGAAGTGTTGGTGGTTATAGAGCAAGCATGTACAACGCATTGCCATTATACAGCGTTCAAGTCTTGGTTGATGTAATGCAAGAATTAGAAAGAAAGAAATAA
- a CDS encoding acyl-CoA reductase — protein MQQRIDAFVKLGTFLSQFSQSGIEKKEHIAHNDLFFDGFKHQLKLAEENNSWFTKDNILFSLESWSNALSQENISTWISNQSFQKSEKKVAVIMAGNIPLVGFHDFLSVLISGHAVLVKQSSNDKNLMPFLAKYLEYVEPSFKNKIAFTEGNLTNFDAVIATGSDNTARYFEHYFKGKPSIIRKSRNSVAVLTGKESDTELTNLSNDIFKYFGLGCRSVSKLFVPEGYNFDAFFNGMYTKKEIINNAKYANNYDYNKAVYLMSLFDLLENGFLMIKEDESYSSPIATVFYEYYSDINQLKEKLQKDAHKIQCVVANGVLDAEIAFGETQNPQLWDYADGINTLDFLAKI, from the coding sequence ATGCAACAACGAATTGACGCTTTTGTAAAATTAGGAACATTTTTAAGTCAGTTTTCTCAATCTGGCATCGAAAAGAAAGAGCATATTGCTCATAATGATTTGTTTTTTGATGGATTTAAACATCAACTTAAATTGGCTGAAGAAAATAATAGTTGGTTTACAAAAGACAATATTTTATTTTCTTTAGAAAGTTGGTCTAACGCTTTATCACAAGAAAATATTTCCACATGGATTTCTAATCAATCATTCCAAAAGTCTGAGAAAAAAGTTGCTGTAATTATGGCAGGAAACATTCCGTTGGTTGGTTTTCATGATTTTTTATCTGTGTTGATTTCTGGACATGCGGTGTTAGTGAAGCAATCATCAAACGATAAAAATTTAATGCCTTTTTTAGCGAAATATTTAGAATATGTTGAACCTTCTTTTAAAAATAAAATAGCATTTACTGAAGGCAACTTAACAAACTTTGATGCTGTAATTGCAACAGGAAGTGATAATACAGCGCGTTATTTTGAACATTATTTTAAAGGAAAGCCAAGTATTATTCGAAAAAGCAGAAATTCTGTTGCTGTTTTAACCGGAAAAGAATCTGATACAGAGCTAACAAATCTTAGCAACGATATTTTTAAATATTTTGGTTTAGGCTGTAGAAGTGTTTCTAAATTATTTGTCCCAGAAGGATATAATTTCGATGCTTTTTTTAACGGAATGTACACCAAAAAAGAAATCATAAACAACGCCAAATACGCCAACAATTACGATTATAACAAAGCGGTGTATTTAATGAGTTTGTTTGATTTGTTAGAAAACGGTTTTTTAATGATTAAAGAAGATGAAAGTTATTCGTCCCCAATTGCAACTGTTTTTTACGAATACTATTCAGACATCAACCAATTAAAAGAAAAATTGCAGAAAGATGCTCATAAAATACAATGTGTGGTTGCAAACGGAGTTTTAGATGCTGAAATTGCATTTGGAGAAACTCAGAATCCGCAATTGTGGGATTATGCAGACGGAATAAATACCTTAGATTTTTTAGCAAAAATTTAA
- a CDS encoding 4Fe-4S dicluster domain-containing protein, translating to MAIIITDECINCGACEPECPNTAIYEGADDWKYADGTDLTGNAVLPNGKKVNADETNEPVSDEIYFIVADKCTECVGFHEEPQCAAVCPVDCCVPDEDNVETEEELLAKQRFMHND from the coding sequence ATGGCAATTATAATTACTGATGAATGTATAAATTGTGGCGCATGCGAACCAGAATGTCCAAATACAGCAATTTATGAAGGAGCAGATGATTGGAAATATGCCGATGGAACAGATTTAACAGGAAATGCAGTATTACCAAACGGTAAAAAAGTAAATGCTGATGAAACCAACGAACCTGTTTCTGATGAAATTTACTTTATTGTTGCAGATAAATGTACAGAATGTGTTGGGTTTCATGAAGAACCACAATGTGCTGCAGTTTGTCCTGTAGATTGTTGTGTTCCTGATGAAGATAATGTTGAAACAGAAGAAGAGTTGTTAGCAAAGCAACGTTTTATGCATAACGATTAG
- a CDS encoding TonB-dependent receptor, producing the protein MMKKITLLFVAIFSISITFAQSTITGTVTDTSNEVLPGANIVVKGTKNGTSTDFNGKFSLSVNDGAVLIISFAGYTTKEVSVNGKTNLTIVLSEGLQLDEIVITGNRAKPRTILDSPVPIDNISIKELQNSGKATLDRMLTFKVPSFNSQNQAISDATAHYDPADLRGLGPSRTLVLINGKRKNQSAQVYLNRTPGKGEVGVDLKSIPTAAIERVEVLRDGASALYGSDAIAGVMNIILKKNVEYSTFTTAAGITSQKDGFNLSADYNTSFEFGEGGFVNLTLGYYKQQITNRAGTPGVADLPANPLPNWVAWAKANPDLGMHVGQPEMEKKDLFVNLEHPLGEKATLYSFHGFTTRTGQSFAYYRAPYWRQADVGDLEFLTRKEDFFGYQPTFETEINDYINTVGIRYPIGENWNSDISLTYGANDVFYTVNNSVNRDHLKDYGTSPTSFKPGGYRLTNVIGNYDLNGKLSEKVSVAVGLEYKIESFKAFEGDPLSYYKGGSDSFAGIKPAEAGFWSRNNFATYANLDYDVNEAFLIGVAGRYENFSDFGSNFSWKINSRYKLGEKGAIRASYSTGFRAPTLHQRHLTNSQYIIVSGSSEPLLQGTLANNNPAVKALGVPSLFAETAKNISAGLTYKFDRDFTASIDFYQIKVDDRVLFSSQIGYKNGTAANPTNPVEQILSSNNVVAVQFFINAGNTKTTGTDITINYRNIDFGSGKLHASFAANFNETTLDAISTPAVLANAGYNIFDRQEQGLITNSRPKSKMILGLNYVNDKWDIAFNNTRFGQVTITAPQSGGTDQNLAAKISTDIGFGYKLTDKININGGINNIFDVYPDKTLKSTNTAQAGGRFIYSSEVQQLGQLGTNFTVGLNYQF; encoded by the coding sequence ATGATGAAAAAAATCACACTCTTATTTGTTGCTATATTTAGCATCAGCATTACATTTGCACAAAGCACTATTACTGGTACAGTTACTGATACCAGTAACGAAGTCCTGCCAGGAGCAAACATTGTAGTGAAAGGAACGAAAAATGGTACTTCAACAGACTTTAACGGAAAGTTTTCACTTAGTGTTAATGATGGGGCTGTACTAATAATCAGTTTTGCTGGTTACACAACAAAAGAAGTTTCTGTAAATGGAAAAACAAATTTAACTATTGTACTTTCTGAAGGATTGCAATTAGATGAAATTGTAATTACAGGTAACAGAGCAAAACCTAGAACAATTTTAGACTCACCTGTACCAATTGACAACATTAGTATTAAAGAGTTACAAAATAGTGGAAAAGCTACTTTAGACAGAATGTTAACTTTTAAAGTACCTTCTTTTAACTCTCAGAATCAAGCAATTTCTGATGCAACAGCTCATTATGATCCAGCTGATTTAAGAGGGCTAGGACCAAGTAGAACTTTGGTTTTAATAAATGGAAAAAGAAAAAATCAAAGCGCACAAGTTTATTTAAATAGAACTCCTGGAAAAGGAGAGGTTGGTGTAGATTTAAAAAGTATCCCAACTGCAGCTATTGAACGAGTAGAAGTTTTAAGAGATGGAGCTTCTGCATTATACGGTTCTGATGCAATTGCAGGGGTTATGAATATAATTCTAAAGAAAAATGTAGAATACTCTACTTTTACAACTGCAGCAGGTATTACCTCTCAAAAAGATGGGTTTAATTTATCAGCTGATTACAATACTTCATTTGAGTTTGGAGAAGGTGGTTTTGTAAATTTAACTTTAGGATATTATAAACAACAAATTACAAATAGAGCAGGAACTCCTGGTGTTGCAGATTTACCTGCCAACCCATTACCTAACTGGGTTGCTTGGGCAAAAGCTAATCCTGATTTAGGAATGCATGTTGGACAGCCAGAAATGGAGAAAAAAGATTTATTTGTAAATCTAGAGCATCCTTTAGGAGAAAAAGCAACGTTGTACTCTTTTCATGGTTTTACTACTAGAACTGGTCAGAGTTTTGCATATTATAGAGCACCATATTGGAGACAGGCTGATGTTGGTGATTTAGAATTCTTAACAAGAAAAGAAGATTTTTTCGGGTATCAACCAACATTTGAAACTGAGATTAATGATTATATCAATACTGTTGGTATTCGTTATCCAATAGGTGAAAATTGGAACTCTGATATTAGTTTGACATACGGAGCAAATGATGTTTTTTATACCGTAAATAACTCTGTTAATAGAGATCATTTAAAAGATTATGGAACATCACCAACATCTTTTAAACCAGGTGGATACAGATTAACAAATGTTATTGGTAATTACGACCTTAATGGTAAATTATCTGAAAAAGTAAGTGTTGCTGTGGGGTTAGAATATAAAATAGAAAGTTTTAAAGCTTTTGAAGGTGACCCATTGTCTTATTACAAAGGAGGTTCTGATTCTTTTGCTGGTATAAAACCTGCTGAGGCTGGATTTTGGTCAAGAAATAATTTTGCTACTTACGCAAACTTAGATTATGATGTAAATGAAGCTTTTTTAATTGGTGTTGCTGGTAGATATGAGAATTTTTCTGATTTTGGAAGTAACTTTTCTTGGAAAATAAATAGTAGATATAAATTAGGAGAGAAAGGTGCAATTAGAGCTTCTTATAGTACTGGATTTAGAGCTCCAACATTACATCAAAGACACTTAACTAATAGTCAATATATTATTGTTTCTGGTTCTTCTGAGCCATTATTACAAGGAACATTAGCGAATAACAACCCTGCAGTAAAAGCATTAGGTGTACCTAGTTTATTTGCAGAAACCGCTAAAAATATTTCAGCTGGTTTAACATATAAGTTTGATAGAGACTTTACGGCATCTATAGATTTTTACCAAATAAAAGTAGACGATAGAGTTTTATTTTCTTCACAAATTGGATATAAAAACGGTACTGCCGCAAATCCAACAAATCCTGTAGAGCAAATTTTAAGTAGTAATAATGTGGTTGCTGTTCAATTCTTTATCAATGCTGGTAACACAAAAACAACTGGTACAGATATTACAATCAACTATAGAAATATCGATTTTGGCTCAGGAAAACTACACGCTAGTTTTGCAGCAAACTTTAACGAAACTACATTGGATGCAATTTCAACTCCAGCAGTATTAGCAAATGCAGGTTACAATATTTTTGATAGACAAGAGCAAGGATTAATCACAAACTCTAGACCAAAATCTAAAATGATTTTAGGGTTAAACTACGTAAACGACAAATGGGATATTGCTTTTAATAATACTCGTTTTGGACAAGTTACAATTACCGCACCTCAATCTGGAGGAACAGATCAAAATTTAGCCGCTAAAATTTCTACTGATATTGGTTTTGGGTACAAGTTAACTGATAAAATAAATATAAACGGTGGAATTAACAACATCTTTGATGTCTACCCAGATAAGACATTAAAATCGACTAATACCGCACAGGCTGGAGGTAGGTTTATCTATTCTTCTGAAGTACAACAACTTGGTCAATTAGGTACTAATTTTACAGTTGGACTTAACTATCAATTTTAA